ACGGTGCTCACCTTCCTCGAGGGCACCGTGCTCAAGGACGGCGTCGCCGGGCTCTGGGAGCGCCTGCACCGCGGCCTTCCCGCGAGCCAGCGCACCCGCCTCGTGAACCTCGGCAAGAAGTTCTACGCAGTGCCATTCGCGGCGAAGGACTACCGCGGCCACGACGAGCAGCTCGACCTCGTCGTGCGCTGCCTCATCGACCAGCACCGCATGCGAGTCGACTACCAGGGGCTCGTCGGCGAGGGGAAGGTGCACGACTTCGACCCCTACACGCTCGTGCACTACCGGGGCGGTCTCTACCTGATCGGCTACAGCCACCGGTACCGCAAGAACATCTGGCTCGCGATCGAGCGCATCCGGACCGTGGCGAAGCTGCCCTACCGCTTCGACTACCCGGCCGGCTACAGTCCCGAGAAGTACACCGAGGGCATGTTCGGCATCATCGAGGGGCCGGAAACGACGGTCGAGCTGCTGTTGCGAGGCAAGGAGACGGCCGCCTTCCTCATGTCGCGCCG
The DNA window shown above is from Deltaproteobacteria bacterium and carries:
- a CDS encoding WYL domain-containing protein; this encodes MAKARSRLPTYGAAGRLARIVLGLMSRPHGWPLAAITAELGISERTLLRYLAVCRNELVDAHGRPMIEVVGQGTERCLKLVEHGPAPDVGVFEAVFFYFTQTVLTFLEGTVLKDGVAGLWERLHRGLPASQRTRLVNLGKKFYAVPFAAKDYRGHDEQLDLVVRCLIDQHRMRVDYQGLVGEGKVHDFDPYTLVHYRGGLYLIGYSHRYRKNIWLAIERIRTVAKLPYRFDYPAGYSPEKYTEGMFGIIEGPETTVELLLRGKETAAFLMSRRLHPTQRFTTRSDGTTLLTMKVRGTTELSSWILSQAPWVEVMKPATLRDEVARRLREGAKLYGRARES